From the genome of Vitis riparia cultivar Riparia Gloire de Montpellier isolate 1030 chromosome 2, EGFV_Vit.rip_1.0, whole genome shotgun sequence, one region includes:
- the LOC117930414 gene encoding protein N-lysine methyltransferase METTL21A-like, translating to MGIREISISGHKLTIHELEDVCDSATGRVLTGSWLWDSSLLLSQWMATRAEDIRGKSVIELGAGTGLPGLTAAMLGAGRVVLTDVEALLRGLERNVEVNGLGERVEVRELVWGSEEEEEEWVSSGARKGEGEFDIVLMSDVFLEVEAMGDLAKTLKRVCGSGSQVWCGSEVRQWTYECLGQLVSEGFGVVELPSPVGVSDGSWDLFSIFHLIPPIEGCHVGEYLVLEGLGDA from the coding sequence ATGGGCATAAGAGAAATATCAATCTCAGGTCACAAGCTCACCATCCACGAACTCGAAGACGTGTGCGACTCAGCCACCGGCCGAGTCCTCACCGGGTCATGGCTGTGGGACTCCTCCCTTCTGCTTTCCCAGTGGATGGCCACTCGCGCCGAAGATATCAGAGGCAAGTCCGTCATTGAGCTAGGTGCCGGCACTGGCCTCCCGGGGCTGACGGCGGCGATGCTGGGGGCGGGGCGGGTGGTGTTGACGGACGTGGAGGCTCTGCTGCGGGGGCTGGAGAGGAACGTGGAGGTGAACGGATTAGGGGAGAGAGTGGAGGTGAGGGAACTAGTGTGGGGGtcggaggaggaggaggaggagtgGGTGAGTAGTGGAGCAAGGAAGGGGGAGGGGGAGTTTGATATCGTATTGATGTCGGACGTGTTTTTGGAGGTGGAGGCGATGGGGGATTTGGCTAAGACGTTGAAGAGGGTGTGTGGGAGTGGGAGTCAGGTGTGGTGCGGGAGCGAGGTGAGACAGTGGACATATGAGTGCTTGGGGCAGTTGGTGAGTGAAGggtttggagtggttgagttgcCGAGTCCAGTCGGTGTGTCAGATGGCAGTTGGGacctattttccatttttcatctCATTCCACCGATTGAGGGTTGCCACGTGGGCGAGTATCTTGTGCTTGAAGGTCTGGGTGATGCGTAG